The Polyodon spathula isolate WHYD16114869_AA chromosome 49, ASM1765450v1, whole genome shotgun sequence region aagaACCTGCACAGCTTGACACCCTCACCCTAACCAACCCTAACCAACATtaaccaaccctaaccctaaccaacactaaccaaccctaaccccaaccaacCCTAaccaacactaaccccaaccctaaccctcccctcctgGAAGGTAAGCGCTCCTCCAATATTGACTGTGAAATCTAAACAAGTGCTTTCATGAGAGGAGCTGGAGAGAAGAGACTAGGGAGAGGACAGCCGACAGCACCCCATCCCccactataaacacacacaccccccccactacaaacacatgcacacacacagccctcaccCACTACACACACTcccccactacacacacacacacaacaccccctcccccactacaaacacacacacacacaccctcccccactacaaacacatgcacacaccccATTCCCCACTACACACACACCCTCCACCACTCCCTCCCCCActacaaacacacgcacacacacccctcccccactacacacacacacacaccccctcccccactacaaacacacgcacacacaccctcccccactacaaacacatgcacacacacccacactacacacacacccaccaccactccctccccacaccccattcacaccacacacacccaccccactacacacacacacaccccctcccccactacacacacacgcacacacaccccaTTCCCCACTACACATACACAACACCCCCTCCCCCACTACAAACACAGCACCCCTTCCCccactacaaacacacacaccctcccccactacacacacaaacacacacaccctcccccacTACAcacatcctctctctctcacacacacagagctgtgcaTTTGAATGAGCTCTCTTGACCCAGCAAGCTCACCGCGTGTCTGTGGACGTCAGTAAGCGGCACAGAGCCCGCATGTAGTCCTGGCTGCTGGGGTCTCGCAGGATACTCTCTATCAGTCCCTCCTTGTCCTGGTGCAGCTCACACACCAGCGCCTCCACCACGCCCATAACCTGCCCGGGGTCCTGGGAGAGGAGCCCCTGCAGCACTCCACACCGCTCCAGCACCATGACCGGCCCCTCCGAATCACAGCGCGGCACAATGCAGAACACCTGGTTCAGTCTGTTCAGAATgaaaaactaatttgttttttgaGTGATAACTGAAATAGCCTGGTGTGTGTTTCAGTTTCGATGTTTGAAGCTACTTTGATAAGTGGAATTGCATTAGCCCTCATCACACAGCATATTAAAACAAACTCGGTCCAGACCAGCAACAGGTTGAGACAGCTCTCCTCGTCTCCAGCCCTTCTTTTCCTGCAGCATCCACACACAGGATCGGCGAGGATAGTTGAGGAAAAAGTCCTTACATAGTATACACGCGTCTCACCTGTCAGAGTGCAGGCAGATACATGAATAAAACACCCGTGCAAACCgctgcagcttttaaaacactttcaaaaagagccgtcctttttctttttagataaaCTTTAAAAAGTACAGGGGGAAAGAATCAAATTTCAGTGATCTGCACAAACAAACCGTCTTCTTTAAATCCAGTTTCTTCGCTGTTTGCAAATTTGACAGATCTTCCACGTCGGTCCGTGTGTCTCCCTGTCCTTCACTgctcacagcgtctctctgtccttCACTgctcacagcgtctctctgtccttCACTgctcacagcgtctctctgtccttCACTGCTCACAGCGTCTCCCTCTGTCCTTCACTgctcacagcgtctctctgtccttCACTgctcacagcgtctctctgtccttCACTgctcacagcgtctctctgtccttCACTgctcacagcgtctctctgtccttCACTGCTCACAGCGTCTCTGTCCttcactgctcactgctcacagcgtctctctgtccttCACTGCTCACAGCGTCTCTGTCTcaagaggtttgttttttttttaactgggtgCATGTTTCAAACGCGCCGACAGGTTTTTCCTGAGCTGCCTGGGGCCGCTACTGCATAACAGGAAGGAGGAGTTTGCATAAACTCGACAGCGCCGTTAgttactgtgttttgtgtgctCAGGgtaggtaacacacacacacacacacacacacacacacacacacacacacacacacacacacacacacacacacacacacacacacacacacacagacacacacacacacacacacacacacacacacacacacacacacacacacacacacacacacacacacacacacacgcacacacacgcacacacacacacacacgcacacacacgcacacgcacacacacacacacacacacacacacacacacacacacacacacacagacacagtttcaATTACTTCAGCAAATCAGGGGCGAACGACACGGTTTCAAAACGCACCTTTTCCAAACAACCCTTCTGCCGTTCTCTAGAGCGACGGGCATGCGAGGGGGGGCTAGCTCGTCAAAACAGTAATAGCGCAGAGACCCgtcaacaaaatatttatttatttaatgtaatgtaacattcatttaattaactgaggtttttaaatcatattttaatcATCTTTCTTAATGCCGATTCGAACTCCGGCCCCACGCGGCGCATAgtttcattaaccctttcataCATTAACTGTGGAATGAACCCTTTCATACATTAACTGTGGAATTAACCCTTTCATACATTAACTGTGGAAAATAGCTGCAGAAATGGGGGTCGTTTTGGACACACAAccttttatcattattatttatttgggggGGCATCCACATTGAGGCTATAACGCATTTGTCTTCCATATGTCCCATTTATGTCCAGTGTGAGGGAAGCTACTGACCAGTAAACAAAGCACTGAGGACCCTAATGTGGAGGCGTGGATTGCAAGTAAGTGCAGGGCCAGGCGCTGGCTCTCTCATTGAACCGGCCTGTCAAGCGTGTGCGAGCTAATACAAACTGGACTAGCATCAAGGCCTGCTCTCTCGTCGGGAGTAGTCGATTCTCAGAAGGCTGGAAAGCCACCATCGGATTCAGGACGACTCATTCTTTTTTTAGACGTTAGTTCTCGATGACGTAACGCCCTGCATTCACGTTTCCATGGAGATGCGACAGTAAAGGTCATGCATCCGTCCattcctctgtctgttttattagtGTATTTAAATGAATGGCAGCGCTGCGCATTGATGCGTTGTCTCGTTTCCAGCTCCTAGCGCTTCTTGTAAAGAAAGATCCGGAGCCCCTTTGACTTGGAATAaataaacgcacacacacacacacacactcgtaaatcaaagggaaaatgCATTAACGTGGTTAATAAAAGTGCCCACCATGGATACGAGGTTACAGAAACACACGATGTGAACAAGCTGGTTTCAGTGTGCCCTTGCACTGCAGACACCGCAGATAATACAGAGCTTATCGTTTATAAtgcatctgctgctgctgtttccgaTGCATGGATATATCTTCTATAATAACTGATACTTCACACATTGCAATAACAACACCAATGCCGTGTCTACACGAAAGGCCAGTGGGAGACAATgggaactacaactcccagaatacCGCAAACAGAATCTCCTCCCCGTTACGTCAGCGCCCCGCCTTTTAACGAGAACAACAAACACGCCCCTCTAGCGAGAGAGCCGCGCTTCGATCTGGGCCATTAATTACAATCTAGAGCAATGGGGTCTGGTGCTGGAGATGCATGCACGTCGCTGTCGGGAAATGAAATATATTGCAGCGTCGATCAAGGCCGGTACCTGTGCTGTACGAGCGGCAGAGGAGGCGTGTTCAATATATGGTGAGTAAACCCTGGAAATGAAGCAGCGCAGTGTGTCTTTAATGCTCAGCGCCGGCTGGTGTCTCTTTACTGGGGTGTAATGGGTGCATATTTACATTACAACAAGCAGCTTGTATTAATTGCCTGCAAAAGTATGCGTTTTGCATCTGTGTCTCGTAAAGCCCTGTCATTGAAATGCGCAGATtaatattttgcagttttaatgtACACCCGAAGCTGGAACTGAACCGGGTTTCCGTTTGTTGTGGCTTTTTCTTAATTCCGGAGTTGAAGGTGTCtgcctttttaaagtttaaaaacccACCCAGCCGAAGAGACGAACGGGCTCTGTGTAACAAGAAGGGAAGCACGGGGCGGTGTCCGCTCTTTGTAATTAAAGAGACCAGCGCCATCTCCTGGGGGTGGAGCCGCTTCATTTCCACTTTACCTGAGAACTGTTCTGAGCTGCTTCCTTTCAGAGGCGCTGTGGGGTCCGGGGTTTCGTTTCTCCCGCAATGGGGTTTAGCACAGTGCGCATCAATACTGCACTAAGCCAGCAGGAGAGAGTCACTGTGTTTTCTCCTCTTCTCTCCAGCATTACAAACGTTTCAGACGTGTGGAGCACAGAGTTTACCAGTGAAAAGCTGTCTGAACATGTAAGTGTACtccactattaataataaaccgCTCCCTGTTCATTAGTGACACCTAGTGGATGTATAGAGCACTGCCAATGCTTGAGTTTGCTTGCAGTGCTGTGATGtgttaaatgaaatgcaaaaccatttcatttttttttgtattcattcgTCCATTCAGTTCAATGCAGGCTGTTACAAACTTATTCCTGCTGTTCAGTTTTGAGGATGCTAATACAGAACATGAATAGCTGTGCAGCGTCTTGTCCcaggtgaagctgagtgcttgtgCATCTGTGCGCAGGGAGTGGAGCGGTCTAACGGCCAGGCCTGGGCTTGTGTTCTCAGGGTTGGTatagcagtttcccccattccaggtttcactccGAGCTTGATTAGTCTCAGTGTACAGGTAACACGCTCAGGCATGTCTTACTAAACGCCTTGCAAAGCCAGcaatggatcaagctgctgtgCAGCGAGAGTCTTATTAACATCCCTGTATTGTGAGTTCATTTCAGAGACGCCTGCATGGGGTCACCAGCACAGAGGAATACAAAACCAGACTCCGGTAAGGCAGAGCTGCGATCAGCTTCGAATAGTCGTCTTGTTATTTTGTGcagatttatttaatgtagtaataataataataataataataataataataataattacttgaCTGAGCAAAACCAAACGtacatttaaactgaaatacagaAGCACACCACAGTTACACTTTTGGGGAAAAGAATACATTTGCTTAAATTCCACTCACTGTGACCCCCCTCCAGCTGATTCTGGACATTCCCTCCAAGATTCTTTCTGCAGTTACAACATTTTGCCACAGAGTGGCACTTTGTGCTATGTCTCTCACTGTCTGTCCCCCTCCTTGCTCTGCATttctctctctgcccctctcAGGAAAGCCCTGCAGGGTGAGAGCGCCTCCCTGTTGGTGGAGGGAAGTACAGCCACGCTGCGGCTGGGGAAGGATGACGACCCCAGAGGCCTGACCTTCCACCTCAGAAAGCTGCCTGATGCCGAGACGAGGTCGGAGCTCCAGGCGGTGCTGTTTGGGATGGCGGGCCGGGTCGTTGTGCTGGAGCAGCAGCTGGAGAGAGGTATGTCTGAGCACCACAGCGCaatacaatgcagtacaatacatTGCAATACAGTACCATATCATACCCTTTACAGTACAGCAATACCATACCCTGTATAACAttgcacaatacaatacagcaccaCTTCCATGCCATATACAATGCAGCATGTGTTAATGATAATGCTTCTGCAGCTGTCAGAGGTATGGAGTGGAAATCAGTGACTGTGTTCCAATGCTGTGTTGCACTGTATAGTCACTAAATGTTACCCCACCTCCAGGGGGAGCTGCCAGCGCTAGCCCTGTGAAGAGCCGGGAGCGATCAGCAGCAGGTAAGAATAGCCTTTGTTCACATCCTGCTCTGTGGCGTGGTTTGCTGTGTCTTCTTTCCGTTAATCTCTTCATCGCTCTTTTCCTGATTCCCTCTCAGACTTTGAACCCAGGATGCACGAGACCGGAGGGGGCAGGACCGCCGCCGCGGTCAAGAAGCGGCTCCCAGGGGCCTCCCTCATTAACCCGGGGAGTAAAAGGTAACAGCTCCCAGGGACCTCCCTCATTAACCCGGGGAGTAAAAGGTAATGGCAGGACCCCCCTTACAGAGCTGATTGAAATGTAACTGAAGACAGCACTGAGCGAGAGTTCCTAATCCAGCCCCTCTGACAGGGCCAGTTAAAGAGCTGattgaaatgtttgtgtttcatCTTGTGTTGCTATGGTTTTGTGTCTGGTTCCGGAAGCCTACCGTACCGTAATCTGATGCATTAGAGGATGTCCCATTCTGCAAGCCTGGCGATTGGTTGGCGCAACGCTAGACGTGATCTCTTCAGGGCTGAAGAGGAGCTCTGTATCCCTGATCCACAGCgcggtgtctctctctctcacgcctGGCTAGACCGGTTTTACAGTTTCAGCTGAGAGACAGTGCCTGCTCATTATCACACTCGCACTCAAGTCTGTTAAAGCACGGCAAGGAGAAATATTTAGTGTCGTTTTGATTAATACTTTTATTGGTGATCAGTCAACATTAAAATGGAACTTTATGTTTTTGGCATGTGCGgaaacatttgttttactgttggGCTGCTGTGACATGCatagacgctgtgtgtgtgttttggaataTCTCCGAAGTAAAGCGAGCTGCTTTGtgctcatttgttttgtttgttctgcagAAAGATGAAAGCGACTGGGGTTGCTTTTGAAGATGCCGAGGAGAACAAGCAGTGAAGCTGGAAAGCGCTGTGCTGCATTCATCAAACTGGAGCGAACAGGTTCAGCAGCCAACAGCAGAGACTTCTCATGTGCTTcactgtgcagagctgctgttgatCTGAGTTGCCTTCAGTTTTAAACACATCTGCAAATTGGATATTTCAAGTATGAAAGTGATCTTGTGTCCTGTCTGCCGTCACTGAAGCCTTCGCTTTGATGGGCGCTGCAGACTGCATGATAAACTCGCTGGATTCCTGGTTTGTAGGATAAGGATGAACTTGGATCAGAAGAACCATCTGAATTCAATTTTATACACGTTTTAActcatgctttttaaacccagtgtatttttaaacccaatttcgttttttttaaataaatattttgtaactCATTGATTCTTCTCCTTGACAGAATAATAAACTCTGTTAAAACCTTTACTAGCCAATCACAAAGGGACATCCCAAGTCAAACAGTTTAGTAATCTGGAACTAAAACCTTTACTAGCCAATCACAAAGGCACATCCCGAGTCAAACAGTTTAGTAATCTGGAACTAAAACCTTTACTAGCCAATCACAAAGGCACATCCCGAGTCAAACAGTTTAGTAATGTAGAATTAACTGACTGCTTTATCATaccgctaataataataataataatagtaatgtacACAGAGGCAAAGTcttaatacatatttacattttactatGTTCAAAATACTTCATTGCAATGCAATTACCAATGCAAAACATCCTTTATAGTACACCTAATGTAAGTAGAttaatattactgtacattagtTTAGGGTGTAAcctaaaaaatgattaaatatgtGGGTTTATGTGGAGTTGTAAAGGGAGTTCTGCagttgaatataataataataaaacaaacaacaaagcatATACAAAATGTTCTGAGAGGAGACAGAATTCAAAGACCGGTCATTCCCAAGCTGTGCCACCAGGGGTCACTGTATGCAGGTACAGCAGTTGTGAAGAGAGAGGATTGTCCATCATTTCTCGTATTTCAGTGTAGGAATGAAGGTTGAATCCTCTTGCTTTGGCAAATAAACGTGAATGGAATAAAGTAACCATCTTAAAAGCGCAATCTGTGAATTCCTCGTGAActgcttgaaaaaaataaataaataatacaaaacgtCCGACAGCTGCTGCTCCCCCTGTCGCCCACCAGGAATCACAGAACCGTATCTAAATTACCAGCCACCCGTTTAACTCTGTATTTTAATACCGctgttaattaaaatacagtgggGGACATGTTAGTGATTTTAATGGCGTGGTATTAGGATCGGCCACTGTCTAGACcataaaaaaaacagtccagTTTCTGTGGAGATTTGACTGTGGTTAAAAATTTATGTTTatagcaaaccttttttttttgttttgttttgtttttactgtcctGTTGATTTTGGCAGGCTTTGTCAACAAGTTCACAAATCAATGCCTGCCCCAGCTACAGACACAGCCCCTGAACACAGAGAGAAGATCCAATTCAAATACGACTTGAATTGAAAATGAAGCTGCTGTTTCTAAACTAGACTGCGCAAGGAAAGCTGCATTACACaccaaatgtgtattttatatatatatatatatatatatatatatatatatatatatatatatatatatatatatatatatgacacctTGTTCTGTGTTCATGGGGTTCAGAcgtccccctcccctcccctcccctcttcacTTTCTCAGGTACTGTGCCACGGAGTGATAGGCCAGCAGGATCTCCACCTCCGCGGGGCAGGTGTTGATGAATTCGTCCTGCGTGTAGGCGTTGTCAAGGTAACGCTTCAACCCGCTCAGTGACGGAGGGATTTCGAAGTCACGGTACTTCCAGCACACCACCTgatcaacagagagagagagagagagcctgctTCAGTTAGGGCACTTTGAGAGAGCTTGTGGTGACTGTGTGATCTCAACTACTGCTCCCTGAGGACTGGGTTAAGAACATCAATCTCATCCACTTGATGCCAGGGGTCTAAGACCACAACTCTCCACTGTGCATTCTTAAATGAGATGGGGGGCAGCAGAAATGAGTTTCCCTCGTCTGCGTCTCCCTGCATGGGAAAGGCAGCTGGCCCTGGCACTGACCTTGACGATGTGCAGTTTGGGCAGAAGGTTGCAGTCGGCTAGTGTGAGCTTGTTGCCGTCCAGGTACCTCCTCTCGGACACGGTGATGTTGGGGTTCTGATCTAGCTCGTGGGGTAGCGGGGTGCGCAGGTACCGGTCCAGCTTCATCAGGCTCTTCAGAAAGTTCCTctccagcactgcacacacagtacagtcacaCACAGGACAGACACATTGCACAGTaccactgctgcacacacagtacagtcacaCACAGGACAGACACATTGCACAGTaccactgctgcacacacaggacagacagacacaggacaGACACATTGCACAGTaccactgctgcacacacagtacagtcacaCACAGGACAGACACATTGCACAGTaccactgctgcacacacaggacagacagacacaggacaGACACATTGCACAGTaccactgctgcacacacagtacagtcacaCACAGGACAGACACATTGCACAGTaccactgctgcacacacagtacagtcacaCACAGGACAGACACATTGCACAGTaccactgctgcacacacaggacagacagacacaggacaGACACATTGCACAGTaccactgctgcacacacaggacagacagacacaggacaGACACATTGCACAGTaccactgctgcacacacagtacagtcacaTTGCACAGTaccactgctgcacacacaggacagTCACTCTACACAGGACACTGACACATTGCACAGTACCACTGCTGCACACATAGGACAGTCAGGACTGTCTGCACAGTACCAGGCTGCACACACAGGACAGTGTTGCTCAGTGCTGTGGTGGACagtgttcagtgctgtgtggtgttcaCACAGGACAGTGCACTCtacagagctcagtgctgctgtgtggtgctcagtgctgtgtggtgttcagtgctgtgtggtgctcagtgctgtgtggtgttcagtgctctgtggtgttcagtgctctgtggtgttcagtgctgtgtggtgttcagtgctgtgtggtgttcagtgctgtgtggtgttcagtgctctgtggtgttcagtgctgtgtggtgttcagtgctgtgtggtgctcagtgctctgtggtgttcagtgctgtgtggtgttcagtgctgtgtggtgttcagtgctctgtggtgctcagtgctctgtggtgttcagtgctctgtggtgttcagtgctctgtggtgctcagtgctctgtggtgttcagtgctgtgtggtgttcagtgctgtgtggtgttcagtgctcagtgttcagtgctgtgtggtgttcagtgctgtgtggtgttcagtgctgtgtggtgttcagtgctgtgtggtgttcagtgctgtgtggtgctcagtgctctgtggtgttcagtgctgtgtggtgttcagtgctgtgtggtgttcagtgctgtgtggtgttcagtgctgtgtggtgttcagtgctgtgtggtgttcagtgctgtgtggtgttcagtgctctgtggtgttcagtgctctgtggtgttcagtgctctgtggtgttcagtgctctgtggtgttcagtgctctgtggtgttcagtgctctgtggtgttcagtgctctgtggtgttcagtgctgtgtggtgttcagtgctgtgtggtgctcagtgctctgtggtgttcagtgctgtgtggtgttcagtgctgtgtggtgctcagtgctgtgtggtgttcagtgctgtgtggtgttcagtgctctgtggtgttcagtgctgtgtggtgttcagtgctctgtggtgttcagtgctgtgtggtgttcagtgctctgtggtgctcagtgctctgtggtgttcagtgctgtgtggtgttcagtgctctgtggtgctcagtgctctgtggtgttcagtgctgtgtggtgctcagtgctctgtggtgttcagtgctgtgtggtgctcagtgctctgtggtgttcagtgctgtgtggtgttcagtgctgtgtggtgttcagtgctgtgtggtgttcagtgctgtgCGGTGCTCAGTGCTCTGTGGTGCTCAGTGCTGTGTGTCTGCACTCACAGTCGTTCATGGAGGGGTTGGGGTTCTTCACGTAGGCAGAGAATCTGTGGAAGATGTCGTTGCCGGCTGTGTTGGACTCCTTGTAGTGGGTGCTCATTTTTGGATacctaaaataaaagaaaaacaagtataCAGCTACAACCTGATGAGTATGCTTTGTTCTGTATTATAGCATATGGTATTATAGtgtattgtattatactgtactgtacatcactgTTCCAGGTAGAGCTTCCAAACTTGATGATCTACAAATACACGACTTGACTAGAAACAGCTGTGTGGTGTTTCTGTGCTTGCAATGAAAAGCTGGATTTTAAATCCAGGTGATGAACCTGTTTTGCTGAAGATGCATTAGTCAgacctttttttattgcatgcaaAGGTAACCAAGAACGAGCTCTTTTGACCTTTGCGTGTGCTTTGCTCAGCTGGCCACTGACGGATCTGATGGCTTGCAGATGTAATTGTAACCCTGCAGATCCGTGGCTGGATTCACAGACCCCTGAGAAGCATGTGACCCCCGCTGTGTGTCTGGAGTGAGAGGGGCAGAGACTCACTGTGGCGGTGCGAGCGTATCCTCCAGGAACTCCTCAATCTTGTTGGTGTCGGTCCGCACCTCCCCGTTGTACAGCAGGAAGGGGGGCTGGGAGCCGGGGGCCAGGTCCTTCAGCACCTCGGGGGCCCTGTGGACACGGGAACAAGGCTCAGATAACATCAGCCTACAGCCTGGCACTGCCCCAGCCAGCAACACAAAGCAAGATCACTTCAAAGACTTGCTTAAACTACAGGGCTCTCAGCTCCACTTTCTGGGGTCTATCAACACCcctgtattttaatttcatttgagCACAATCAGGACTGTGACAGGCACAGCTCCCACGTCTCCTTGGCTGCGAGGTGTTTCACTGGTAGCAGTGGATTGAAAAGAGGGTTAAGGTGCATATTAAAACAGAAGTTTGGACTGGAGTCAAGAAACACTAACAGcgttaatagtaataataataataataataataataattatcagccCANNNNNNNNNNNNNNNNNNNNNNNNNNNNNNNNNNNNNNNNNNNNNNNNNNNNNNNNNNNNNNNNNNNNNNNNNNNNNNNNNNNNNNNNNNNNNNNNNNNNNNNNNNNNNNNNNNNNNNNNNNNNNNNNNNNNNNNNNNNNNNNNNNNNNNNNNNNNNNNNNNNNNNNNNNNNNNNNNNNNNNNNNNNNNNNNNNNNNNNNNNNNNNNNNNNNNNNNNNNNNNNNNNNNNNNNNNNNNNNNNNNNNNNNNNNNNNNNNNNNNNNNNNNNNNNNNNNNNNNNNNNNNNNNNNNNNNNNNNNNNNNNNNNNNNNNNNNNNNNNNNNNNNNNNNNNNNNNNNNNNNNNNNNNNNNNNNNNNNNNNNNNNNNNNNNNNNNNNNNNNNNNNNNNNNNNNNNNNNNNNNNNNNNNNNNNNNNNNNNNNNNNNNNNNNNNNNNNNNNNNNNNNNNNNNNNNNNNNNNNNNNNNNNNNNNNNNNNNNNNNNNNNNNNNNNNNNNNNNNNGTATTAAAGTGTGACTTGCTCATTTGAAAATTGAAACTCCATGCATGGATAAAGCACACCAGTCACATTTAGCACTGTGTCCCTGAGACACTGACACATTGATCCCACCTGCTGGTGAGCTGTGGGTGCATCACCTGCCAGGAACAAAGGTCTGCGTGTTGCATGCCCAAAGATCCCTGCTCcaaagtaacacacacacaaaaaaaacactaaaccagaaataaacagctcGGATATTTCACTTACAAggtgcattctttttttaaaaatttttttttcgtttttgttttgtgttttcatttcaataaGTAAATAGAATGTGCTCTCTCTGAGGGTGAGCTCCCTTGTGTGACTCACACTTCCCTCTGAACTGTAGCAGGTCAGCCATGAGTCCTGTAGCATTTCACTAGAACCGGAACTCAGTATCCCTTGCATGTGTCTCACAGGCCCCCTGTTCTGAACACCCTCCACTGGAGCCAaatgcaccaggaacaccaaggctTCCTGAAGCATCTACACAGAAACCCAATCCTAAAATCACAAACCTGTAACTTAATCTgaaaaaatatcacattgcaaaatgaCTATTGAGCCCCCCAGCCCttaataaaagtttcccatagtaaaagcacagctttCAACACCAAGGGGATGCTGCTGTTTCAATTTGTGCTGGGGACAGGTGAGATGTGCACTACAGTCTGGCTCAACCCGAGTCAAAACCCACACCCTGAtgtgggtcgctgggacctggGTATACCGTGgtgcgtggtttcacactatgtgggattgtgacctgggtataccctggtgcgtggtttcacactatgtgggattgtgacctgggtataccctggtgcgtggtttcacactatgtgggattgtgacctgggtataccctggtgcgtggtttcacactatgtgggattgtgacctgggtataccctggtgcgtggtttcacactatctgggattgtgacctgggtataccctggtgcgtggtttcacactgtgtgggattgtgacctgggtataccctg contains the following coding sequences:
- the paxx gene encoding protein PAXX isoform X1; amino-acid sequence: MGSGAGDACTSLSGNEIYCSVDQGRYLCCTSGRGGVFNICITNVSDVWSTEFTSEKLSEHRRLHGVTSTEEYKTRLRKALQGESASLLVEGSTATLRLGKDDDPRGLTFHLRKLPDAETRSELQAVLFGMAGRVVVLEQQLERGGAASASPVKSRERSAADFEPRMHETGGGRTAAAVKKRLPGASLINPGSKRKMKATGVAFEDAEENKQ
- the paxx gene encoding protein PAXX isoform X2, encoding MGSGAGDACTSLSGNEIYCSVDQGRYLCCTSGRGGVFNICITNVSDVWSTEFTSEKLSEHRRLHGVTSTEEYKTRLRKALQGESASLLVEGSTATLRLGKDDDPRGLTFHLRKLPDAETRSELQAVLFGMAGRVVVLEQQLERGGAASASPVKSRERSAADFEPRMHETGGGRTAAAVKKRLPGASLINPGSKR
- the LOC121306707 gene encoding chloride intracellular channel protein 4-like, translated to MLSEPCSRVHRAPEVLKDLAPGSQPPFLLYNGEVRTDTNKIEEFLEDTLAPPQYPKMSTHYKESNTAGNDIFHRFSAYVKNPNPSMNDLLERNFLKSLMKLDRYLRTPLPHELDQNPNITVSERRYLDGNKLTLADCNLLPKLHIVKVVCWKYRDFEIPPSLSGLKRYLDNAYTQDEFINTCPAEVEILLAYHSVAQYLRK